GCGCGTGGATTCGCGGATGCGGAACGGGGTGAGAACGCGCTGGAGCACCGCATTGATCGTGGTGACCAGCAGTTGCGGCCCGGCGCGCTTGTGCTGCAACTTTTGCAAGGCGGCAAGGCGGCGCGCGCTGACCGAAAGCGCCGGAGAAGCGCGGTCGAACGGCAGGCAATCCCACGCAGGAAAATCGATGACTTCGAGATCGGGCGCGAAAAACGCAGCGCTATCGGCAATCGCGCGCATCGCGGCGTCATCGGGCGCGATGAACACCGCGCGGCCCTTCGCAGTGCGGGCAAGGTCTGCCAGCACCAGTGGCTGTGCCCCGCGCGCGACCGAAGACAGGGTGAGCGGCGTCGTGGCCGAAAGAATGCGGTTCAGATCGGGCATGATGGCTGGTTCAACGCGCGAATTGGCAATTCAGCGCGGGATCACGACGTAATCGAGCTTGCGCATCTCGTCCATCATGGCCCCGGCGTATTTTTCGGGAACCGCCTGGGTTCCGAGCGCCCAGGCCATGATCTCGACATCGTCCTCGTCGATCAGTTCTTCGAACCATGCAACTTGCGCAGGCGTCCACTGCGCATGGAAACGGTCGAAGAAACAGCCGATCATGTAGTCCGCTTCGCGGGTGCCACGGTGCCAAGCGCGAAAGTGCAATCGGCGCAAGGCGGCGGGGTCAATCGGAGCAGCATCAGTCATGCTTGGCCGTTAGGCGTTTATCCTCTTTGAAACAAGCATGCGAAAAGGCATCCCGGTGCCCGTCCTTCCCCGCACCGGGATGCCCCTCACCAGCGTTGCGATCGACTATTTGGCGCGCAGCGCGGCGAGGATCTGGGCAGGCTGCCGGTCCATGAAGTCCTTCGCCAGTTCACCGATCACGGCTTGCTGCACGGCCTTGCTGTAATGGTGGCGCAATTCGCCCAATGTGCGTGGCGGAGCGATCACGACCAGCTTTTCGATCTTGTGCGCCTGCACTTGGCGATTCAACCAATCGCCGACCGCCGCCGCATGGGCATCTTCATCGCGCTGATGGCCCGAAGGGTTGGCCGAACTGACCTGATGGCGGCCGCCTGAGCTGTGATTGGTTTCTGCAAGTTGCGGCGTTGGCAGCACGGCAAGGTCAGGTTCCGCTTCGGTGCCGCC
This genomic interval from Novosphingobium sp. CECT 9465 contains the following:
- a CDS encoding succinate dehydrogenase assembly factor 2, encoding MTDAAPIDPAALRRLHFRAWHRGTREADYMIGCFFDRFHAQWTPAQVAWFEELIDEDDVEIMAWALGTQAVPEKYAGAMMDEMRKLDYVVIPR
- a CDS encoding host attachment protein; the protein is MLIPHGAVIALVDGEDWQILRNGGTEAEPDLAVLPTPQLAETNHSSGGRHQVSSANPSGHQRDEDAHAAAVGDWLNRQVQAHKIEKLVVIAPPRTLGELRHHYSKAVQQAVIGELAKDFMDRQPAQILAALRAK